From a single Georhizobium profundi genomic region:
- a CDS encoding YggS family pyridoxal phosphate-dependent enzyme codes for MSAVDNLAAIKQKISRAERKAEREAGDVELVAVSKTFEAEAIRPVIEAGQRVFGENRVQEAQAKWPALRAEFPDLELHLIGPLQSNKAADAVALFDVIETVDREKIAAALASECAKQNRQLQFYVQVNIGEEEQKAGISPIETLAFVERCRDVHKLDVVGLMCIPPVDEAPGPHFALLRKLAREAGVEKLSMGMSADFEIAIGFGATSVRVGSAIFGTR; via the coding sequence GTGAGCGCAGTCGATAATCTGGCCGCCATCAAGCAGAAGATCAGCCGCGCTGAACGCAAGGCGGAGCGAGAAGCTGGCGACGTTGAGCTGGTGGCCGTCAGCAAGACATTCGAGGCGGAGGCCATTCGCCCGGTGATCGAAGCAGGACAGCGGGTGTTCGGCGAAAACCGTGTTCAGGAAGCGCAAGCCAAGTGGCCTGCGCTGCGAGCAGAGTTTCCCGATCTGGAACTGCATCTCATCGGGCCGCTGCAATCCAACAAGGCGGCCGATGCTGTGGCGCTGTTCGACGTGATCGAGACGGTGGATCGTGAAAAGATCGCGGCGGCTCTGGCTTCAGAATGCGCCAAGCAAAACCGGCAGCTTCAGTTCTACGTCCAGGTCAATATCGGCGAGGAGGAGCAGAAGGCGGGCATCTCCCCGATCGAGACGCTGGCGTTTGTCGAGCGCTGTCGCGACGTCCACAAGCTCGACGTGGTCGGGCTCATGTGCATTCCGCCGGTGGACGAAGCACCAGGCCCTCATTTCGCGCTGCTGCGAAAGCTGGCGCGGGAAGCCGGGGTCGAGAAGCTTTCCATGGGCATGTCCGCGGACTTCGAGATTGCGATCGGTTTCGGCGCAACCAGCGTGCGGGTTGGTTCAGCGATCTTCGGGACCCGCTGA
- a CDS encoding ParB/RepB/Spo0J family partition protein, with protein sequence MSEDTSKRRLGRGLAALIGEMDQPETTAPSRAKADSFVPIEHVTPNPNNPRRQFDPDDLKDLAASISQHGVVQPVVVRTRGAGRYEIIAGERRWRASQQAGLVEIPVIVRDVDDRTALELAIVENVQRADLNPLEEAQGYQQLIAEHGYTQNDLGDIIGKSRSHVANSLRLLKLPEIVRSMLAGGQLSSGHARAIAATSDPTKLAREIVSKGLSVRDAERLAQKDAEIGGAESEPTRAAASKDADTLALEQSLSNVLGLKVEVSHKSRGGHIRIDYKSLDQLDELCRLLGARS encoded by the coding sequence ATGAGTGAAGACACTTCAAAGAGACGCCTCGGCCGCGGATTGGCCGCCTTGATTGGCGAGATGGATCAGCCTGAAACAACGGCACCATCGCGTGCGAAAGCCGACAGTTTCGTTCCGATCGAGCATGTAACGCCGAATCCTAATAACCCTCGCCGCCAGTTTGATCCGGACGATCTCAAGGACCTCGCGGCGTCGATCAGCCAGCATGGTGTCGTGCAGCCTGTCGTCGTGCGCACGCGCGGGGCAGGGCGCTACGAGATCATTGCTGGTGAGCGGCGTTGGCGCGCATCGCAGCAGGCTGGGCTGGTCGAGATCCCAGTCATCGTTCGCGATGTGGACGACCGTACAGCGCTTGAGTTGGCGATCGTCGAGAACGTTCAGCGCGCCGATCTTAATCCATTGGAAGAAGCGCAGGGATATCAGCAGCTTATCGCGGAACACGGCTATACGCAGAACGATCTCGGCGACATCATCGGCAAAAGCCGCAGCCATGTTGCCAACAGTCTTCGGCTGTTGAAGCTGCCTGAAATCGTGCGGTCGATGCTTGCCGGTGGTCAGCTGTCATCGGGGCATGCGCGCGCCATCGCGGCGACGTCGGATCCAACCAAGCTGGCGCGCGAAATCGTCAGCAAGGGCCTGTCCGTTCGAGATGCAGAGCGCCTGGCCCAGAAAGATGCCGAAATCGGTGGTGCCGAAAGCGAGCCAACAAGAGCGGCTGCATCGAAGGACGCCGATACTCTGGCGCTCGAGCAGTCCTTGTCCAACGTGCTCGGTTTGAAGGTCGAAGTCAGCCACAAGTCACGCGGCGGCCATATCCGCATCGATTACAAGTCGCTGGATCAACTAGATGAGCTTTGCCGGCTGCTGGGCGCCAGAAGCTAA
- a CDS encoding ParA family protein: protein MLNRIITIANQKGGVGKTTTAINLATALAAIGENVLVIDLDPQGNASTGLGIERKERRLSSYDLLTNSATLEEIVVPTAVPNLSIVPSTMDLLGVEMEISSASDRVLRVKKALQTDAARRYSYVLIDCPPSLNLLTINAMVAAHSILVPLQCEFFALEGLSQLLETVGQVRQTLNPALDIQGIVLTMYDARNNLAQQVVADVREHLGDKVYTTLIPRNVRVSEAPSYGKPAIIYDLKCAGSQAYLQLASEVIQRERRRRAA, encoded by the coding sequence ATGCTGAATCGGATCATCACCATTGCGAACCAGAAGGGTGGCGTCGGCAAAACGACGACCGCCATCAATTTAGCGACGGCCCTAGCGGCGATCGGCGAGAATGTCCTTGTGATCGATCTTGATCCCCAAGGCAATGCGAGCACGGGACTTGGCATCGAGCGGAAGGAGCGTCGGCTCTCAAGCTATGACCTGCTGACGAATTCTGCGACGTTAGAAGAGATCGTCGTACCGACGGCTGTTCCCAATCTGTCGATCGTGCCATCGACAATGGACCTGCTCGGTGTTGAGATGGAAATCTCGTCAGCCTCCGACCGTGTGCTGCGCGTAAAGAAGGCGCTGCAGACCGATGCCGCTCGCCGCTACAGTTATGTCCTGATCGATTGCCCGCCGTCGCTGAACCTTCTGACCATCAATGCCATGGTTGCCGCTCACTCTATCTTGGTTCCGCTGCAATGCGAGTTCTTTGCGCTGGAAGGTTTGAGCCAGTTGCTCGAAACCGTCGGCCAAGTCAGACAGACACTCAATCCAGCGCTTGATATCCAGGGGATAGTGCTGACCATGTATGATGCGCGCAACAACCTCGCCCAACAGGTGGTGGCCGACGTGCGCGAGCATCTGGGGGACAAGGTTTACACCACACTCATCCCTCGCAATGTGCGTGTTTCTGAAGCGCCGTCCTATGGTAAGCCGGCTATCATTTACGACCTCAAATGCGCTGGTAGCCAGGCTTACTTGCAACTGGCCTCTGAGGTTATCCAGCGCGAGCGTCGGCGGCGGGCCGCTTGA
- the lptE gene encoding LPS assembly lipoprotein LptE: MSLSDIRRAIGRPVLRLTAGALCLGLSACQVTPLYADRSTPGYDMAARPAADIIIEAADDRVGQELRNELIFLLHGGAGQPADARYRVDLTVTRSDVGILRNPIDGRATGQNLTVRAEYQITDSATGDVVALRRQAVTTSYDRFEQGFADIRAARDAENRAARELAERLRADLALFLTTEAARGSNQGA, encoded by the coding sequence ATGTCGTTGTCTGACATCCGCCGTGCGATCGGCCGGCCTGTTCTTCGCCTCACAGCTGGGGCGCTGTGCCTCGGGCTTTCCGCTTGCCAGGTCACGCCGCTTTATGCTGATCGGTCGACGCCCGGTTACGACATGGCCGCCCGCCCGGCAGCAGACATCATCATCGAGGCAGCTGACGATCGGGTCGGCCAGGAGCTTCGCAACGAACTGATCTTCCTGCTTCACGGCGGCGCTGGGCAGCCAGCCGACGCGCGCTACCGCGTTGACCTCACGGTTACCCGCAGCGACGTTGGGATTCTGCGCAACCCGATCGATGGTCGGGCAACAGGTCAGAACCTGACCGTGCGCGCCGAATACCAGATCACGGATTCGGCAACCGGGGACGTCGTGGCTCTTCGCCGGCAAGCGGTCACAACGAGCTACGACCGTTTTGAGCAGGGCTTTGCCGATATACGCGCCGCGCGGGATGCGGAAAATCGTGCTGCGCGGGAGCTGGCAGAGCGCCTCAGAGCCGATCTCGCGCTGTTCCTGACGACAGAGGCAGCCCGTGGCTCAAATCAAGGCGCATGA
- the leuS gene encoding leucine--tRNA ligase, producing the protein MAIERYNPRETEPKWQARWAEDQVFETKDDAAGEKYYVLEMFPYPSGRIHMGHVRNYAMGDVVARYKRARGFNVLHPMGWDAFGMPAENAAIQNKVHPKEWTYQNIDTMRRQLKSMGLSLDWSREFATCDVEYYQRQQHLFLDFLEKGLVYRRESKVNWDPIDQTVLANEQVIDGRGWRSGALVEQRELTQWFFRITDFSEDLLTALDGLDRWPEKVRTMQKNWIGKSEGLVIRWEIDPATAPAGATELEVYTTRPDTLFGASFMAISPDHPLARQAAASNPELEAFCEECRRAGTSLAALETAEKKGFPTGIHVKHPFDASWTLPVYVANFVLMDYGTGAIFGCPSGDQRDLDFANRYGLPVTPVVMPKDADAASFQITETAYTGEGVMINSCFLDGMTPDEAFEEVAQRLAEREINGRPQAERKLNYRLRDWGISRQRYWGCPIPVIHCEACGVVPVPKADLPVQLPDDINFDKPGNPLDRHPTWRHVSCPQCGADARRETDTMDTFVDSSWYFARFTAPRADAPTEPQTANAWLPVDQYIGGIEHAILHLLYSRFFTRAMKATGHLDLDEPFKGLFTQGMVVHETYKGEAGWVAPADVRIEDVEGSRRATHLETGEALTIGSIEKMSKSKKNVVDPDDIIASFGADTARFFMLSDSPPERDVIWTESGVEGAHRFVQRVWRLVQESAPALSGIAPTAGASGPALEVSRAAHKALKAVGEDLERLSFNKAVARIYELTNALSVPLQSVAKGGAEPEMLAACREAVEILVHLIAPMTPHLAEECWSALGNDGMVSMAAWPDFDPALVVEDEILLPVQINGKKRGDLTIAREASQDDVKAAVLALDFVQAAMAGNEPRKIIIVPQRIVNVVV; encoded by the coding sequence ATGGCGATCGAACGATACAATCCACGCGAAACCGAGCCGAAATGGCAGGCGCGCTGGGCCGAAGATCAGGTCTTCGAAACGAAGGATGATGCTGCCGGCGAGAAATACTACGTGCTTGAGATGTTTCCCTATCCCTCTGGGCGCATCCACATGGGTCACGTGCGCAACTACGCCATGGGCGATGTCGTTGCCCGCTATAAAAGAGCGCGCGGCTTCAACGTGCTGCACCCGATGGGCTGGGACGCGTTTGGCATGCCGGCCGAGAACGCTGCCATACAGAACAAGGTTCATCCCAAGGAATGGACCTACCAGAACATCGACACGATGCGGCGCCAGCTGAAATCGATGGGCCTGTCGCTTGACTGGAGCCGCGAATTTGCGACCTGCGACGTGGAATATTATCAGCGCCAGCAGCATCTCTTCCTCGACTTTCTGGAGAAGGGCCTCGTCTATCGCCGCGAGTCCAAGGTCAACTGGGATCCGATCGACCAGACGGTTCTGGCCAATGAGCAGGTGATCGACGGCCGTGGCTGGCGTTCGGGCGCCCTCGTCGAGCAGCGCGAGCTGACGCAGTGGTTCTTCCGCATCACCGATTTCAGCGAGGACCTGCTGACGGCGCTCGACGGTCTCGATCGCTGGCCGGAAAAGGTCCGGACCATGCAGAAGAACTGGATCGGCAAGTCCGAAGGTCTCGTCATCCGCTGGGAGATCGACCCTGCAACGGCGCCCGCAGGCGCGACGGAGCTCGAAGTCTATACGACGCGACCCGACACGCTGTTTGGTGCGTCCTTCATGGCGATCTCGCCGGATCACCCGCTTGCGCGCCAGGCTGCTGCGTCGAACCCCGAACTTGAAGCCTTCTGCGAGGAGTGCCGACGTGCGGGCACTTCGCTGGCTGCGCTTGAGACTGCGGAGAAGAAGGGCTTCCCGACAGGGATTCACGTGAAACATCCCTTCGACGCGTCGTGGACGCTGCCGGTCTATGTCGCCAACTTCGTGCTGATGGATTACGGCACCGGTGCGATCTTCGGCTGCCCGTCCGGCGACCAGCGCGACCTCGATTTCGCCAATCGCTACGGTCTGCCGGTAACCCCGGTGGTGATGCCGAAGGATGCGGACGCCGCGTCGTTCCAGATCACCGAAACGGCCTACACGGGCGAAGGTGTGATGATCAACTCCTGCTTCCTCGACGGCATGACGCCTGACGAAGCATTCGAGGAGGTCGCACAGCGACTGGCCGAGAGGGAGATCAACGGCCGGCCGCAGGCGGAACGCAAGCTGAACTACCGCCTGCGCGACTGGGGCATTTCGCGCCAGCGCTACTGGGGATGCCCGATTCCCGTGATCCACTGCGAAGCGTGCGGCGTCGTGCCGGTGCCGAAGGCGGACCTTCCGGTGCAGCTGCCGGACGACATCAATTTCGACAAGCCGGGCAACCCGCTCGACCGCCATCCCACATGGCGCCACGTGTCCTGCCCGCAATGCGGTGCCGATGCGCGTCGCGAAACCGACACGATGGACACCTTCGTCGATTCCTCCTGGTATTTCGCCCGCTTCACCGCGCCCCGCGCCGATGCGCCGACCGAGCCCCAGACGGCGAATGCCTGGCTGCCTGTCGACCAATATATTGGCGGCATTGAGCACGCGATCTTGCACCTTCTCTATTCGCGCTTCTTCACCCGCGCGATGAAGGCGACAGGCCATCTCGATCTGGACGAGCCGTTCAAGGGCTTGTTCACACAAGGCATGGTCGTGCACGAAACCTACAAGGGTGAAGCCGGCTGGGTGGCCCCTGCCGATGTTCGGATCGAGGATGTCGAGGGCAGCCGCCGCGCAACCCATCTCGAAACGGGCGAAGCGCTGACGATCGGCTCGATCGAGAAGATGTCGAAGTCGAAAAAGAACGTCGTCGATCCGGACGACATCATCGCCTCGTTCGGCGCCGACACCGCGCGCTTCTTTATGCTGTCGGACTCACCACCTGAGCGCGATGTCATCTGGACCGAATCAGGCGTCGAGGGCGCCCATCGGTTTGTCCAGCGTGTCTGGAGACTGGTGCAGGAATCGGCACCGGCACTATCGGGCATTGCGCCTACCGCTGGCGCCTCTGGCCCTGCTCTCGAAGTATCGCGTGCCGCGCACAAGGCGCTGAAAGCCGTTGGTGAAGATCTTGAACGTCTCAGCTTCAATAAGGCTGTTGCGCGCATTTACGAGCTGACCAATGCTCTGTCCGTCCCGCTGCAGTCGGTCGCCAAGGGCGGTGCGGAGCCTGAGATGCTGGCTGCCTGCCGTGAGGCCGTTGAAATCCTGGTCCACCTGATTGCACCGATGACCCCTCACCTCGCCGAAGAGTGCTGGTCAGCGCTTGGAAACGACGGCATGGTTTCCATGGCGGCTTGGCCGGACTTCGACCCTGCACTGGTGGTGGAGGATGAAATCCTCCTGCCTGTCCAGATCAACGGCAAGAAGCGGGGCGATTTGACAATCGCGCGAGAAGCCTCGCAAGATGACGTGAAAGCCGCCGTGCTGGCGCTCGATTTCGTACAAGCAGCCATGGCTGGAAACGAGCCTAGGAAAATCATCATCGTTCCCCAGAGGATCGTGAATGTCGTTGTCTGA